DNA sequence from the Spirochaetota bacterium genome:
ATATTCGGAAGCAGATTAGAACAAAGTTAATCACTTACTATCATATCAAACACAACGCTTAATATTATCTCACCGAACTCGCTTAAGAATACTATTTCAACACAGGGTGAAGAGTAGGACATAACTCTACCTTTGTATTTGTAAAAGATAGGATGTGAGATTGAGTAGTCAAGTTTCCTTCTGTATGTTATCTCAAGCAATTTTGAGTTAACCAGATTACCGAACTCTCCTATACCTGAGAGCACAAGATTTTTGTCTTTCGGTATCTCATCAACATCATATATTCTTCTTATTATCTCAAATGCTAGTTTTTCATCCATTTCGTATATTACACTACCTCTAAAATCTCCTTTTATCTTGAAGAAGAAAGAAATACTCTTCTCTATCTTCTTACCAGTTCTTAAGTTAACTTTGTCTTTATGTATCTCAATACCTATGCTACTACAAGTTAATCTTATAGCCTCTGTAAAAGGATTCACTATCTCAAACCTCATATTTCACCATCCTATTGCCTAATATGGAGAAACATATTATCGTTTTAGCATCCTTTATCTGATTATCTTTTATCATTCTTATGATTTCATCATAATCTAAAATAACAACTTCAGTAAATTCATCTTCATCAAGATTTTTTTGATGTAGAGTAAGATTTGTTGCGAGAACGATATGTATCTTTTCTGTGCTGTATCCAACGGCGGGGTAATACTCATATATCTTCTCTAACCTTTCTGCCCTGTATCCAGTTTCTTCCTCAAGCTCTCTTCTTGCCCCTTCAATCACATCCTCACCTTTCTCAATCTTCCCAGCAGGCACTTCCAGTAATTCTTCTTTTACAGGATACCTAAACTGTTTTATCAAAACAAATTTGTTCTTTTCAATCATTGGTATTACCGCAACTGCATTAGGATAATCAACAACGTCTTTTATCATTATCTTGTTATCAT
Encoded proteins:
- a CDS encoding NUDIX hydrolase, producing the protein MNKFEIVENKLIYKGRAFSLFSDKIKYDNKIMIKDVVDYPNAVAVIPMIEKNKFVLIKQFRYPVKEELLEVPAGKIEKGEDVIEGARRELEEETGYRAERLEKIYEYYPAVGYSTEKIHIVLATNLTLHQKNLDEDEFTEVVILDYDEIIRMIKDNQIKDAKTIICFSILGNRMVKYEV